A genomic window from Sulfurospirillum multivorans DSM 12446 includes:
- a CDS encoding thioredoxin domain-containing protein: METIVKGISKPLLKNERKMGTEAPAISLTMQSGESKVIGMLATKVQVMITLPYHDSLSPALFEITQKYHEQAFIYFIGPQPLDQSINPACTSVDFEEFTKKFGVYIDETLCAKSIFIINKDGQFVYKEITSDVEDAFDLEMFETKLHEAIHFKKKGHVHENWMGA, encoded by the coding sequence TTGGAAACAATCGTTAAAGGTATCAGTAAACCCTTACTTAAAAATGAGCGAAAAATGGGCACCGAAGCTCCTGCTATCAGCCTTACCATGCAAAGTGGCGAAAGCAAAGTCATCGGTATGTTGGCAACCAAAGTTCAAGTGATGATCACCTTGCCGTATCACGATTCTCTAAGCCCCGCACTTTTTGAGATCACACAAAAATACCACGAACAAGCGTTTATCTACTTTATCGGTCCACAGCCGTTAGATCAATCAATCAATCCTGCCTGTACTTCGGTTGATTTTGAGGAGTTCACCAAAAAATTTGGTGTCTACATCGATGAAACACTCTGTGCAAAATCTATCTTCATCATCAATAAAGATGGTCAATTTGTCTACAAAGAGATCACGAGCGATGTTGAAGATGCGTTTGACCTTGAGATGTTTGAGACGAAGCTTCATGAAGCGATCCATTTTAAGAAAAAAGGGCATGTGCACGAAAATTGGATGGGCGCATGA
- a CDS encoding 2-oxoglutarate ferredoxin oxidoreductase subunit beta codes for MAFNYDKYLRVDKMPTLWCWGCGDGVILKSVIRAIDKMGWDMNDVCIVSGIGCSGRFSSYIDCNTVHTTHGRAIAYATGIKLANPEKHVIVVTGDGDGLAIGGNHTIHGCRRNIDLNHILINNFIYGLTNSQTSPTTPQGFWTSTANYGNVDPTFDAAKLADAAGATFVARESVLDPQKLEKMFVAGFTHKGYSFFDVFSNCHINLGRKNKMGEAVQNLEWIENRIVGKNKFELLSEEERVDKFPTGILKQEEGKLEYCEAYDKVIYAAQNKTTVVL; via the coding sequence ATGGCATTTAATTACGATAAATATCTACGTGTAGATAAAATGCCAACCTTATGGTGTTGGGGTTGTGGTGATGGTGTTATTTTAAAATCCGTTATTCGTGCCATCGATAAAATGGGTTGGGATATGAACGATGTGTGCATCGTTTCAGGTATTGGGTGTAGCGGACGTTTTAGCTCTTACATCGACTGTAACACAGTCCATACAACGCATGGTCGCGCGATTGCGTATGCCACAGGTATCAAACTTGCGAACCCTGAAAAACATGTCATTGTTGTCACAGGCGATGGCGATGGTCTTGCAATCGGTGGTAATCATACGATTCATGGTTGCCGAAGAAATATCGATCTGAATCATATTTTGATCAACAACTTTATTTACGGTTTGACCAACTCACAAACCAGCCCAACGACACCACAAGGGTTTTGGACATCAACGGCAAATTACGGTAATGTCGATCCAACCTTTGATGCTGCCAAATTAGCCGATGCTGCAGGCGCTACCTTTGTTGCGCGTGAGTCAGTCCTTGATCCACAAAAATTGGAAAAGATGTTTGTTGCAGGCTTTACGCATAAAGGGTACTCTTTCTTTGATGTGTTCTCAAATTGTCACATCAACCTTGGACGTAAAAATAAAATGGGCGAAGCGGTACAAAACCTTGAGTGGATTGAAAACCGTATTGTCGGTAAAAATAAATTTGAACTCCTCAGTGAAGAAGAGCGTGTGGATAAATTCCCAACAGGCATCCTCAAGCAAGAAGAGGGCAAACTCGAATACTGTGAAGCGTATGACAAAGTCATTTATGCTGCACAAAATAAAACAACCGTTGTGCTATAA
- a CDS encoding MarC family protein yields MIHLSAFFAIYVKFFFIMTPFFVTTIFLSMTKGISESDKRRLAIKVTLAIAISCMIILFFGKYIFELFGITLDAFRIGAGALLFLTAVDLVQKDVNAEPTCKADILKHAVVPLAIPVTVGPGTVGALMVMGADMEGIEDLVLGSSALLGAIFSIGVLLYLSGHIERLIGRTGLIVFSKVTGLVLSALSAQLIFTGIKNFLH; encoded by the coding sequence ATGATTCACCTCTCTGCTTTTTTTGCGATTTATGTCAAATTCTTTTTTATTATGACGCCCTTTTTTGTCACGACCATCTTTTTGTCGATGACCAAAGGGATCAGTGAAAGTGACAAAAGACGCCTTGCAATCAAAGTAACCTTGGCGATTGCGATCAGCTGTATGATTATTCTCTTTTTTGGCAAATACATTTTTGAACTTTTTGGCATAACGCTGGATGCGTTTCGCATTGGGGCGGGCGCACTTTTGTTTCTTACCGCTGTTGATTTGGTGCAAAAAGATGTCAATGCTGAGCCTACATGTAAAGCTGACATCCTCAAACATGCCGTTGTGCCTTTGGCGATTCCCGTCACCGTAGGACCTGGAACCGTGGGTGCGCTGATGGTTATGGGTGCCGATATGGAGGGTATTGAAGACTTGGTGCTTGGTTCAAGCGCACTGTTAGGAGCGATTTTTAGCATTGGTGTGTTGCTCTATCTCTCTGGGCACATCGAACGACTGATCGGGCGAACAGGACTGATCGTGTTTAGTAAAGTCACAGGGCTTGTGCTCTCAGCACTTTCGGCGCAACTCATCTTTACAGGCATTAAAAACTTTTTACACTAA
- a CDS encoding 2-oxoacid:acceptor oxidoreductase family protein, which yields MRRQLRFVGVGGQGVILAGEILAVAKIKEGGYGVKASTYTSQVRGGPTKVDILLDESEILFPYANEGEIEFMIATAQVSFNHFKNGVKPGGIIVVEPNLVTVNEEDRKKWKIIEIPIITIAKEEVGNVITQSVVALAITVEMTQVLAHDLVREVMLSKVPEKVHVANNKAYELGVKYAKEALATL from the coding sequence ATGAGAAGACAATTACGTTTCGTAGGTGTAGGTGGTCAGGGTGTTATCTTGGCGGGTGAAATTTTAGCGGTTGCAAAAATCAAAGAGGGCGGTTATGGCGTCAAAGCTTCAACCTATACCTCTCAAGTACGCGGAGGTCCAACAAAAGTTGACATTTTACTCGATGAGAGCGAAATCCTTTTTCCTTACGCCAATGAGGGTGAAATTGAGTTTATGATCGCTACGGCGCAAGTGAGTTTCAATCACTTCAAAAATGGTGTCAAACCCGGTGGTATCATTGTTGTTGAGCCAAACTTGGTAACCGTCAACGAAGAAGATCGTAAAAAATGGAAGATCATTGAAATTCCTATTATCACGATCGCCAAAGAAGAGGTTGGTAATGTTATCACCCAATCTGTCGTTGCACTTGCCATTACAGTCGAGATGACACAAGTACTAGCACACGACTTGGTACGCGAAGTTATGCTCTCCAAAGTGCCTGAAAAAGTTCATGTCGCCAATAATAAAGCGTATGAATTGGGTGTCAAATACGCCAAAGAAGCACTCGCTACACTTTAA
- a CDS encoding YggS family pyridoxal phosphate-dependent enzyme codes for MEAKNFVTTLDEILTRVEKARLSVDQHLIVKIVAASKSADPSMIEAMYNAGQRCFGENKIQDMSDKVHALAHLPLEWHFIGRLQTNKINQLIDLEPSLMHSLSSLELAQEIDKRLHVKNKTMNVLLQINSAYEEQKAGVMPEEAVEVYEQIALTCKHLQLKGVMSIGAHSEETAIIQKSFETTHKIFESLQGHGAKYCSMGMSGDFELAIACGSNMVRLGSILFK; via the coding sequence ATGGAAGCTAAAAATTTCGTAACCACACTGGATGAAATTCTCACACGCGTTGAAAAAGCGCGTTTGAGTGTCGATCAACACCTGATTGTGAAGATCGTTGCGGCGAGTAAAAGTGCCGATCCTTCGATGATCGAAGCCATGTATAACGCAGGGCAACGCTGTTTTGGCGAAAATAAAATCCAAGACATGAGTGACAAAGTTCATGCACTCGCTCATCTTCCACTCGAATGGCATTTTATCGGGCGTTTACAAACCAATAAAATCAATCAGCTCATCGACTTAGAGCCTTCGTTAATGCACTCTCTAAGCTCCTTAGAACTCGCGCAAGAGATCGACAAACGTTTACATGTAAAGAATAAAACAATGAATGTTTTACTTCAAATCAACAGTGCGTATGAAGAGCAAAAAGCGGGTGTTATGCCTGAAGAGGCAGTAGAAGTGTATGAACAAATCGCGCTTACATGTAAACACCTTCAACTTAAAGGTGTCATGAGCATTGGCGCGCATAGCGAAGAGACTGCTATCATTCAAAAGAGTTTTGAAACCACCCATAAAATTTTTGAATCACTCCAAGGTCATGGTGCAAAATACTGTTCTATGGGCATGAGTGGGGATTTTGAACTTGCCATCGCTTGTGGGTCAAATATGGTTCGTTTAGGAAGTATCCTATTTAAATAG
- the rseP gene encoding RIP metalloprotease RseP, translating to MGTLTSILVLSFLIFFHELGHFLAARFFGVHVEVFSIGFGKKVFTKVVGKTEYCLSLIPLGGYVQMKGQDDRDPTKISYDADSYTTKTPWKRIIILFAGPFANFLLAFLLFIAIGSMGVTKFAPIIGQISPSSPALEAGLQENDRIVMINGTLIEAWDEVSQLIQESTSKLEVKIERLGSVQTLLLTPKINEYQNMFGETKQKKMIGIAPSGKTMEVVYGISELPNFAWEQTVKSTTLILTSLQKLIEGVVSPKELGGIISIVQVTSEASAAGLVALFALTALISVNLGVLNLLPIPALDGGHIMFNLYELITKRAPSERVLTSMTTAGWMLLLSLMALSIFNDIYRLTNGS from the coding sequence ATGGGAACACTTACCTCCATTCTGGTTCTCTCGTTTCTCATTTTTTTCCACGAATTGGGTCACTTTTTAGCGGCACGTTTTTTTGGCGTGCATGTCGAAGTTTTTAGCATTGGATTTGGCAAAAAAGTCTTCACAAAAGTGGTTGGAAAGACGGAGTATTGCCTTTCTCTCATTCCTCTAGGCGGTTACGTGCAGATGAAAGGACAAGACGATCGCGATCCAACCAAAATCAGTTATGACGCCGATAGCTACACGACCAAAACGCCATGGAAGCGCATCATCATCCTTTTTGCAGGTCCCTTTGCAAATTTCTTACTCGCCTTCTTACTTTTCATCGCCATTGGCTCCATGGGTGTTACCAAATTTGCTCCGATTATTGGTCAAATTAGCCCAAGCTCACCCGCACTTGAAGCAGGTCTTCAAGAAAATGACCGCATTGTGATGATCAACGGCACGCTCATTGAGGCGTGGGATGAAGTGAGTCAGCTGATCCAAGAGAGCACGAGCAAACTCGAAGTCAAAATCGAGCGTTTAGGCAGTGTCCAAACTCTTCTTTTAACCCCAAAAATCAATGAATACCAAAATATGTTTGGCGAGACCAAACAGAAAAAGATGATCGGCATTGCACCGAGTGGAAAAACAATGGAAGTCGTCTATGGCATCAGCGAACTTCCAAACTTTGCGTGGGAACAGACGGTTAAATCAACCACGCTTATTTTGACCAGTCTTCAAAAATTGATCGAAGGCGTTGTCTCTCCCAAAGAGTTAGGTGGCATCATCTCTATCGTTCAAGTCACGTCTGAAGCGAGTGCCGCGGGTCTTGTCGCACTTTTTGCGTTAACAGCGCTTATTTCAGTCAACCTTGGCGTGCTCAATCTTTTGCCGATTCCTGCCCTTGATGGCGGGCACATTATGTTCAATCTGTACGAGCTTATTACTAAACGAGCACCGAGCGAGCGGGTTCTTACCAGTATGACAACCGCGGGATGGATGTTGCTTTTAAGCCTGATGGCATTGAGCATTTTTAATGATATTTACAGGCTAACCAATGGAAGCTAA
- a CDS encoding 4Fe-4S binding protein has translation MSHLTSREGYTHLIERLNHFPLGAPPSQTLHKILSLLFTPKEAELVALLPIKPFKAEIAAQSWSVSVLEAHKILDTLCSKALLIDIEQEGSSTYVLPPPMAGFFEFSLMRTGGHVDQKLISELFYQYLSVEEEFIKALFTGETKPGRTFVNENALSPQNSLYVLDYERASHIIESSKFMGVGLCYCRHKKQHLGTACDAPLEICMTFGHTAHSLSKHGYTRLVEKSEGLELLEQAREYKLVQFGENAQNGVNFICNCCSCCCEALTAARRFAFLNPVETTNFLPQMDLITCHGCSQCAQACPVEAISMVSAHDPQKPKRLKATLDESRCLGCGICVTACKDHVISLKERAKRIITPVNAAHKTVMMAIERGKLQDLIFDNHALWNHRAMAAILGVLLKLPPIKQIMASEQIKSRYFAKLLADIK, from the coding sequence ATGTCACACCTCACTTCACGAGAAGGTTACACGCACCTCATTGAGCGGCTCAACCACTTTCCTTTGGGTGCGCCTCCCTCTCAAACCCTCCATAAAATTCTAAGCCTTCTTTTTACGCCCAAAGAAGCCGAACTTGTTGCTCTCCTTCCCATCAAACCTTTTAAAGCAGAAATCGCCGCGCAAAGCTGGAGCGTCAGTGTTTTGGAAGCCCACAAAATACTCGATACACTCTGTTCCAAAGCACTTTTGATCGATATTGAACAAGAGGGAAGTTCTACCTATGTGCTCCCTCCTCCGATGGCTGGTTTTTTTGAGTTTAGCTTGATGCGCACAGGCGGACATGTTGATCAAAAATTGATCTCAGAACTTTTTTACCAATACCTCAGTGTTGAAGAGGAGTTCATCAAAGCGCTCTTTACGGGTGAAACCAAACCAGGGCGTACTTTTGTCAATGAAAATGCGCTCTCGCCTCAAAACAGTCTGTATGTGCTTGATTATGAGCGTGCTTCGCATATCATTGAGAGTTCTAAATTTATGGGTGTGGGACTCTGTTATTGTCGTCATAAAAAGCAACATTTAGGAACGGCTTGTGATGCTCCGCTGGAGATTTGTATGACGTTTGGTCACACAGCACACTCGCTCTCCAAACATGGCTATACAAGGCTCGTAGAAAAAAGCGAAGGGTTAGAACTTTTAGAGCAAGCCAGAGAATATAAACTGGTGCAATTTGGTGAAAATGCACAAAATGGGGTCAATTTTATCTGCAATTGTTGCAGCTGTTGTTGCGAAGCACTCACCGCCGCGCGCCGTTTTGCCTTTTTAAATCCCGTAGAAACCACCAATTTTTTACCCCAAATGGATCTTATTACATGTCATGGTTGTAGCCAATGTGCTCAAGCCTGTCCCGTAGAGGCTATCTCAATGGTTTCAGCACACGATCCGCAAAAGCCAAAGAGACTAAAAGCTACGTTAGATGAGAGTCGCTGTTTGGGTTGCGGTATTTGTGTTACTGCATGCAAAGATCATGTCATCTCTTTAAAAGAGCGTGCTAAACGCATCATTACCCCCGTTAACGCTGCGCATAAAACAGTGATGATGGCGATAGAGCGAGGGAAACTGCAAGATCTTATTTTTGATAACCACGCACTCTGGAATCACCGCGCAATGGCAGCAATTTTGGGCGTGCTGCTTAAACTTCCACCCATCAAACAGATCATGGCAAGTGAGCAGATCAAATCGCGTTATTTTGCAAAACTTTTGGCGGATATTAAATAA
- the fumC gene encoding class II fumarate hydratase: MDYRIEKDTMGEIKVPNERYWGAQTERSLENFKIGTEKMPKELIRAFALLKRSLATVNQKLNKLDAKKAGAIIQACDEILAGKFDGEFPLAIWQTGSGTQTNMNLNEVIANRATEILGGDFRKEKLIHPNDHVNMSQSSNDTFPTAMHIASVIEIEEQLLPSLEKLKETLEAKEKEFAGIIKIGRTHLQDATPLTLGQEFSGYRSMLEHSSSHILLALQSLRELAIGGTAVGTGINAHPKLSEFVSEELTKLTGKTFVSSPNKFHALTSHDALVFASGANKGLAANLMKIANDIRWLASGPRCGIGELNIPENEPGSSIMPGKVNPTQAEAVTMVACQVFGADTAIAFGASQGNFELNVFKPVIILNFLQQVRLLGDVMESFRIHCVEGIEANSEKIASNLQNSLMLVTALNPYIGYENAAKVAKLAHKEHLSLKEACIKLSLLTSEEFDRYVIPSEMIHPKA, from the coding sequence ATGGATTATAGAATCGAAAAAGACACTATGGGTGAGATCAAAGTTCCCAATGAGCGTTACTGGGGAGCTCAAACAGAGCGTAGTTTGGAGAACTTTAAAATCGGCACAGAGAAGATGCCCAAAGAGCTTATTCGCGCCTTTGCACTACTCAAACGCTCTTTAGCCACGGTCAATCAAAAGCTAAACAAACTCGATGCCAAAAAAGCAGGCGCTATCATCCAAGCATGCGATGAGATTCTTGCAGGTAAATTTGACGGTGAATTTCCCCTCGCCATCTGGCAAACGGGCAGTGGCACACAGACCAATATGAACCTGAACGAAGTCATTGCTAATCGCGCGACAGAAATATTAGGAGGCGATTTTAGAAAAGAGAAACTCATTCACCCCAACGACCATGTCAATATGTCTCAAAGCTCTAACGACACCTTCCCCACAGCCATGCACATCGCCAGTGTCATCGAAATCGAAGAGCAACTGCTTCCTTCTTTAGAAAAGCTCAAAGAGACACTGGAAGCCAAAGAAAAAGAGTTTGCTGGCATCATCAAAATAGGTCGAACGCACCTGCAAGATGCGACACCACTTACATTGGGGCAAGAGTTTAGTGGCTATCGTAGTATGTTGGAGCACTCTTCTTCACACATTCTCTTAGCGCTTCAATCCTTGCGCGAGCTTGCCATCGGCGGAACGGCTGTGGGCACGGGCATCAACGCGCATCCAAAACTGAGCGAATTTGTCAGTGAAGAGCTTACGAAACTCACAGGCAAAACCTTTGTCTCTTCTCCCAATAAATTTCACGCCTTAACGTCGCATGATGCGCTCGTTTTTGCCAGTGGTGCAAACAAAGGACTAGCGGCGAACTTGATGAAAATCGCCAATGACATCAGATGGCTCGCTTCGGGTCCACGGTGTGGCATTGGTGAGCTGAACATTCCTGAGAATGAGCCAGGAAGCTCCATCATGCCAGGCAAAGTGAACCCTACGCAAGCCGAAGCAGTGACGATGGTTGCATGCCAAGTGTTTGGTGCCGATACGGCGATTGCATTTGGGGCAAGCCAAGGTAACTTTGAGCTCAATGTCTTTAAACCCGTCATCATCCTCAATTTCTTGCAACAGGTCAGGCTGTTAGGCGATGTGATGGAGTCGTTTCGGATTCATTGCGTGGAAGGCATTGAAGCCAACAGTGAGAAGATCGCATCCAACCTTCAAAATTCGTTGATGCTGGTCACGGCACTCAATCCGTACATCGGCTATGAAAACGCCGCTAAAGTTGCCAAGCTCGCACACAAAGAGCATCTCAGCCTCAAAGAAGCATGCATCAAACTCTCACTTTTAACCTCTGAAGAGTTTGATCGTTATGTGATTCCCTCAGAGATGATTCACCCCAAAGCGTAA
- a CDS encoding ankyrin repeat domain-containing protein, whose protein sequence is MSEQTLFWLSSNGYDANDLNLVGKYGNSALMKAVREGNAAVTTELIEAGVDLELRNIDGNTAIWNACFGGDFTCVELLVKAGIELNSQNDNGVTALMYCASSGKEAMTRLLLDFHADTTIANLDDFKAIDLASTPTIYKMLKASIS, encoded by the coding sequence ATGAGTGAGCAAACCCTGTTTTGGCTCTCTTCCAATGGGTACGATGCAAATGATCTCAATCTCGTTGGCAAGTATGGCAATTCTGCCCTGATGAAAGCGGTGCGCGAAGGCAATGCGGCTGTGACTACGGAACTCATTGAAGCAGGTGTGGATCTGGAACTTAGAAATATCGATGGCAATACCGCCATTTGGAATGCCTGTTTTGGTGGGGATTTTACCTGTGTAGAGCTTTTGGTGAAAGCGGGCATTGAGCTCAACAGCCAAAATGACAATGGCGTAACGGCGTTAATGTACTGTGCTAGTTCAGGAAAAGAGGCGATGACACGGCTTTTATTAGACTTTCATGCCGATACAACCATCGCTAATTTGGATGATTTTAAAGCGATCGATCTTGCGAGTACGCCTACTATTTACAAGATGCTCAAAGCAAGCATCTCGTAA
- a CDS encoding DUF1847 domain-containing protein, which yields MNKDEKELSCAECGTLNCHKHESRYPKFCLTTNVDEDMLEESLECYQEEGIDRKIAMAAADIEGEYYGQLTRVEEILAFARRIGAKKIGIASCVGLAAESKIFAEILKVNGFDVFMAICKVGSRDKCEIGLKEEQKIRPNTFEPMCNPVLQAKYLNKAKTDLNVIMGLCVGHDSLFIKYAKATTTYLVVKDRVLGHNPVAALYTTGTYYKKLLSPKEY from the coding sequence ATGAATAAAGATGAAAAAGAGCTCAGTTGTGCTGAGTGTGGAACGCTGAACTGCCATAAACACGAGAGCCGTTACCCTAAGTTTTGTTTGACGACCAATGTTGATGAGGATATGCTCGAAGAGTCTCTTGAGTGCTACCAAGAAGAGGGGATTGACCGCAAAATTGCCATGGCGGCGGCTGACATTGAGGGTGAGTATTATGGACAACTCACACGTGTCGAAGAGATACTTGCTTTTGCAAGACGCATTGGTGCTAAAAAGATTGGCATAGCTTCGTGTGTTGGATTAGCGGCTGAGTCTAAAATTTTTGCTGAGATTCTCAAAGTCAATGGCTTTGATGTTTTTATGGCAATCTGTAAAGTAGGCTCACGCGATAAATGCGAAATAGGACTCAAAGAAGAGCAAAAAATTCGCCCTAATACGTTTGAGCCGATGTGCAATCCTGTCCTTCAAGCCAAGTATTTAAACAAAGCCAAGACGGATCTCAATGTCATTATGGGGTTGTGTGTCGGGCACGATTCACTGTTTATCAAATACGCCAAAGCGACGACAACCTATCTTGTCGTAAAAGATCGTGTTTTAGGGCACAATCCTGTTGCAGCACTCTACACTACAGGTACTTACTATAAAAAGTTACTCAGTCCAAAAGAGTATTAA
- the pgsA gene encoding CDP-diacylglycerol--glycerol-3-phosphate 3-phosphatidyltransferase, which translates to MMNLPNALASMRIALAPLMFIFLVNRDLSLFSGLHVSWIDYFATLIFVIASATDFFDGYIARNWNQKTQLGAILDPLADKMLTLAAFLGLMMIDRANPWAIFLILTREFFITGLRVAAMGEGKDIAASMAGKVKTVLQMIAIGFLMMNWPYANLLLWAAVALTLYSGYEYIIGYTKKGTN; encoded by the coding sequence ATGATGAACCTACCTAACGCACTTGCAAGCATGAGGATCGCCTTAGCACCCCTTATGTTTATTTTTTTAGTCAATCGCGATTTGAGTCTCTTTTCAGGTTTACATGTAAGCTGGATAGACTATTTTGCGACACTCATTTTTGTCATCGCAAGTGCGACGGACTTTTTTGATGGCTACATCGCACGCAATTGGAATCAAAAAACACAACTCGGTGCTATTTTAGATCCATTGGCCGATAAAATGCTCACTCTAGCCGCTTTTTTAGGACTAATGATGATCGATCGTGCTAATCCTTGGGCGATTTTTCTCATCCTCACACGTGAATTTTTCATCACAGGACTTCGTGTGGCTGCGATGGGTGAAGGCAAAGACATTGCAGCCAGTATGGCGGGCAAAGTCAAAACCGTTCTTCAGATGATCGCCATTGGTTTTTTAATGATGAACTGGCCATATGCGAACCTCCTTTTGTGGGCAGCTGTGGCACTGACACTTTACTCTGGCTATGAATACATCATCGGCTATACCAAAAAAGGAACCAATTAA
- a CDS encoding enoyl-ACP reductase → MKGKTLVISGGTRGIGQAIVYEFARAGVNIAFTYNSNEEIAMEQVKDLEANYGIKARAYALNILEPETYKDLFLEIDKEFDRVDYFISNAIISGRPAVGGYTKFMKLKPRGINNIFTATVNAFVVGAQESAKRMEKVGGGSIISLSSTGNLVYIENYAGHGTAKAAVETMVRYAAAELGCKGIRVNAVSGGPIETDALRAFTNYEEVRDVTAKLSPLGRMGQPQDLAGACLFLCSDKASWITGHTMLIDGGTTFK, encoded by the coding sequence ATGAAGGGAAAAACACTTGTCATTAGTGGCGGTACGAGAGGTATCGGACAAGCTATTGTGTATGAATTTGCCAGAGCGGGTGTAAATATTGCGTTTACCTATAACTCCAATGAAGAGATTGCAATGGAGCAAGTCAAAGATTTGGAGGCAAACTATGGCATTAAAGCCAGAGCCTACGCCCTTAATATCTTAGAGCCAGAGACCTATAAAGACCTCTTTTTAGAGATCGATAAAGAGTTTGATCGTGTCGATTATTTTATCTCCAATGCCATCATCTCGGGGCGCCCTGCTGTCGGCGGATACACGAAGTTCATGAAACTCAAACCTCGTGGTATTAACAACATTTTCACCGCAACTGTTAATGCTTTTGTTGTGGGAGCACAAGAATCCGCCAAACGTATGGAAAAAGTGGGTGGCGGAAGCATCATCTCTCTCTCCTCTACGGGCAATCTGGTTTACATCGAAAACTATGCAGGTCATGGTACCGCCAAAGCGGCGGTTGAGACGATGGTACGTTACGCCGCAGCGGAACTTGGCTGTAAAGGCATTCGTGTCAATGCGGTCAGCGGTGGCCCCATCGAAACCGATGCTTTGAGAGCGTTTACCAACTACGAAGAGGTACGTGATGTTACCGCAAAACTCTCTCCTTTGGGACGCATGGGTCAACCACAAGACCTAGCGGGTGCATGTCTGTTTCTCTGTTCAGATAAAGCTTCGTGGATCACAGGGCATACCATGCTTATTGATGGTGGAACGACGTTTAAATGA
- a CDS encoding VIT1/CCC1 transporter family protein, translating into MAHTLHVNKALKQQQNEIDDFTIYSMLSLSDKNKSNQTIFRKIAKEEQGHYTYLKTYTHQELQPRRYVVLFYLFLSKIVGISFTLKFLEGREEGAKAFYKELILTDPKAQEIYEQEIHHEIELIDMLHDKKLLYAGAIVLGMNDALVELTGTLSGIALAFDKSMVVGVTGLIMGIAASLSMAGSAYLESKENVGDDVNPLTYSLYTGVSYILTTAILVAPFFIFEKISIAIIWMFGSALVAIFLYNFYISVAKDLSFWKRVREMSYITFGVALISFGIGYVVKHYFGIEI; encoded by the coding sequence ATGGCACATACGTTACATGTAAACAAAGCATTGAAGCAACAGCAAAATGAGATAGACGATTTTACGATCTATTCAATGCTTTCTCTTTCCGATAAAAATAAATCCAATCAAACCATTTTTCGCAAAATTGCCAAAGAAGAGCAAGGGCACTACACGTATCTGAAAACCTACACGCATCAAGAACTTCAACCTCGCCGTTATGTCGTTTTGTTCTATCTTTTCCTTTCAAAAATTGTGGGCATCTCGTTTACGCTCAAATTTTTAGAGGGACGCGAGGAGGGTGCGAAGGCATTTTACAAAGAGCTCATACTCACTGACCCCAAAGCACAAGAGATTTATGAGCAAGAGATTCACCATGAAATAGAGCTTATCGACATGTTGCATGACAAAAAACTGCTTTACGCAGGTGCGATTGTTTTGGGAATGAACGATGCCTTAGTCGAACTTACGGGCACGCTGAGCGGCATTGCATTAGCGTTTGATAAAAGCATGGTGGTGGGAGTTACGGGACTTATTATGGGCATTGCCGCCTCGCTTTCAATGGCTGGGTCTGCTTATTTGGAGTCCAAGGAAAATGTCGGTGATGATGTGAATCCTTTGACCTATTCACTGTACACAGGTGTTTCGTATATTTTAACAACCGCCATTTTAGTCGCACCTTTTTTCATCTTTGAGAAAATCTCTATTGCCATTATTTGGATGTTTGGTTCCGCACTTGTGGCAATTTTTCTCTATAATTTTTACATCTCCGTTGCCAAAGATTTGTCCTTTTGGAAACGGGTGCGTGAGATGTCTTACATCACCTTTGGGGTTGCCCTTATCTCGTTTGGCATCGGTTATGTGGTCAAACATTACTTTGGCATTGAGATCTAA